In Longimicrobiales bacterium, the DNA window TGGCTCTACTCCGGCGTCGTCACGGGCACGTGGCCGACTTCCGGCCGCGCGCCGTCACCGTGGACGTTTGCAGGCACACCCATGAGCTCGCGCAGCTCGGCCCGCTCTACCACTTCCTTCTCGAGCAGCATGCGTGCAAGCTGCTCGAGTATCGCACGGTCCTTCTTGAGGACCTCGATGGCGCGATTGTATCCCTCGACGAGCAGGCGCTGAATCTCGGCATCGATGATCTGTGCCGTCGCCTCGCTGTAGTCGGCCCGTCCGTTCCCATCCTGCTCGAGGAACGTGCCCTGCCGCCGCATCAGATTCACGGGCCCGATGCGCGATGACATGCCGAGCTCGGCGACCATGCGCCGCGCGATGTCCGTCGCGCGCTCCAGATCATTGCCCGCGCCCGTCGAGATCTCGCCGAACACCACCTCCTCGGCGGCACGCCCAGCGAGCAGTACGGCGATGCGGTCGTACAGCTCCGGTCGCTGGATCAGGTAGCGCTCGTCCGTCGGCAGCTGCTGTGTATAGCCGAGTGCCGCCACGCCACGCGGGATGATGGAGATCTTGTGCACCGGGTCAGCATGCTCCGCACGCTCCGCCACGATTGCGTGGCCGGCCTCGTGGTATGCGACGATCTCGCGTTCGGTGTCGTGAACGAGACGGTTCTTCTTTTCGAGCCCGGCGATGATGCGATCGATCGCATGCTCGATGTCCACCATCTCGACCTCGTCCTTGTCATCACGCGCCGCCAGCAGCGCCGCCTCGTTCAGCAGGTTGGCCAGGTCCGCGCCGACGAAGCCGGGCGTGCGTCGCGCCACGGTGAGCAGCTCGACGTCTCCGCCCAGCTTGATCTGTGCGGAGTGAACGGCCAGGATCGCGAGCCGGCCCGCCATGTCCGGCCGGTCCACTACCACCTGCCGGTCGAAACGGCCGGGCCGCAGGAGCGCCTGGTCCAGGATCTCGGGACGGTTCGTCGCGCCCATGATGATCACGCCGGTGCGCGGATCGAAGCCGTCCATCTCGACAAGCAGCTGGTTCAGCGTCTGTTCCCGTTCGTCGTGACCGCCCATCGGGCCGCCGCCGCCGCGCTGCTTGCCGAGCGCGTCCAGCTCATCGATGAACACGATGCACGGCGCGCGCTGCTTCGCCTGCTCGAACAGGTCGCGCACACGCGCCGCGCCCACACCGACGAACATCTCCACGAACTCCGACCCGCTGATCGAAAAGAACGTCACATCCGCTTCGCCCGCCACGGCGCGCGCAAGCAGCGTCTTGCCCGTGCCGGGCGGTCCGACCAGCAGCACGCCTTTCGGGATCTTCGCACCGAGCCGCGCGAACTTGTCCGGCGTCTTCAGGAACTCGACGACTTCGACGAGCTCCTGCTTGGCCTCATCCGCGCCTGCGACGTCGCCGAACGTGACGCCCGTCCCTTCCTCGCCCATGATGCGCGCGCGATTCTTCCCCACCGTCATCACGCTCTGCGCGGGGTTGATGCGTCGCATCATCCAGATCCAGAACAGGATCAGCAGCCCCAGCGGCAGCAGCCAGCCGAGCAGCTGCGTGAAGACGCCGGCACGCGTGAACTCGTGCTCTGTCCCTGTCGATTCCAGCAGCGGGATGAGTTCGTCGTCGCCCTGCGGCGCGACCGTGGTCGTCCACACGTCGGGCGCACCGGCCGATACGAGGCTGTCGTTCGGCTCCGCCCGCATCTGCTGCGGACCGATCACCACACGCTCGATCTGGCCGGCCGCGATGCGCGCCTTCAGCTCGCTGTACGGCAGCCGCTCGGACGTGCCCTGGCCGAGCATGTAGTTCAGGCCCAGTACGAACGCCACCACAAGGAAGAAATAGAGCAGCGAAAAACGCGTCCGCCGGTCCTGCATGACCGGCGGACTGCCGCGACGGCGGTCGTTCTTCCGACGATCGCTGCGGCGGCGGTCCTCCGCCTGACTGCGCCGTTCGTCTTTCATGGGCGCCAGAGGGGGCAAGGATTGTACCGATTGGCCGCCTCTGGCACGGTGCACCGTTCCTGCCGTACCATTCCCGCCATGATCGATATTCAGGACATCCGGCGCGCGCAGCGGCGGCTGGCGGGACACGTGCACCGCACGCCCGTGCTGGGCTCGCGTACACTGAGCGACCGTATCGGCGCGACCGCGCACCTCAAAGTCGAGGCGTTCCAGCGCACGGGCTCGTTCAAGGTGCGCGGCGTACTGAACCGTCTGGCGCAGCTGTCACCTGACGAGCGCGAACGCGGCCTGGTGACGGTATCGGCGGGGAACCACGCCCAGGCCGTAGCGTATGGCGCGGCACGGGAAGGAGTACGCGCGGTTGTGGTGATGCCGGAACATGCGTCGCCGGCCAAGGTCGACGCCTGCCGCGAGTACGGCGCCGAAGTGGTGCTGCACGGCGACGTATTCGCCGCCTTCGGGCGCATGGAGGAGCTGCGCGTAGAGCA includes these proteins:
- the ftsH gene encoding ATP-dependent zinc metalloprotease FtsH, encoding MKDERRSQAEDRRRSDRRKNDRRRGSPPVMQDRRTRFSLLYFFLVVAFVLGLNYMLGQGTSERLPYSELKARIAAGQIERVVIGPQQMRAEPNDSLVSAGAPDVWTTTVAPQGDDELIPLLESTGTEHEFTRAGVFTQLLGWLLPLGLLILFWIWMMRRINPAQSVMTVGKNRARIMGEEGTGVTFGDVAGADEAKQELVEVVEFLKTPDKFARLGAKIPKGVLLVGPPGTGKTLLARAVAGEADVTFFSISGSEFVEMFVGVGAARVRDLFEQAKQRAPCIVFIDELDALGKQRGGGGPMGGHDEREQTLNQLLVEMDGFDPRTGVIIMGATNRPEILDQALLRPGRFDRQVVVDRPDMAGRLAILAVHSAQIKLGGDVELLTVARRTPGFVGADLANLLNEAALLAARDDKDEVEMVDIEHAIDRIIAGLEKKNRLVHDTEREIVAYHEAGHAIVAERAEHADPVHKISIIPRGVAALGYTQQLPTDERYLIQRPELYDRIAVLLAGRAAEEVVFGEISTGAGNDLERATDIARRMVAELGMSSRIGPVNLMRRQGTFLEQDGNGRADYSEATAQIIDAEIQRLLVEGYNRAIEVLKKDRAILEQLARMLLEKEVVERAELRELMGVPANVHGDGARPEVGHVPVTTPE